The Pyrus communis chromosome 9, drPyrComm1.1, whole genome shotgun sequence genome has a segment encoding these proteins:
- the LOC137746076 gene encoding kinesin-like protein KIN-1 isoform X2: MASMTICARFRPLSSKERRDHGDAVCIQHVDSETFSFKDEKDEEFTFSFDKVFYEKSEQAQVYEFLASPIVRDAVDAINGTIVTYGQTGAGKTYSMEGPSILVRDEQKRGLLPRVVEGLFDCIKSSGRTMKHSIKLSMVEIYMERVRDLFDLAKDNIQIKESKSQGILLNGVTEISVSCPAEALQSLSNGIANRAVGETQMNLSSSRSHCIYIFTVQQEVKKDERSKAGKLILVDLAGSEKVEKTGAEGKVLEEAKTINKSLSALGNVINALTCGSSGKANHIPFRDSKLTRILQDSLGGNSRTALLCCCSPSPSNALESLSTLRFGMRAKHIKMSPRLKGNEDKSAKKNGPPSPTKDESCEIILEMLRERFDAEDVKLLEELFTLSGILFDPSSPEEVDSALADVTSQTITLLQQAVEDLASTVEELKRENKALKNELAAAKRSDAQSEAAEDTSNVLHKPSGIISSVVSRVRSLSSIKLLK, translated from the exons ATGGCGAGTATGACAATATGTGCACGATTCCGGCCTTTGAGCTCCAAAGAGAGAAGAGATCACGGCGATGCAGTCTGCATTCAACACGTAGACTCCGAAACTTTCAGTTTCAAG GATGAGAAGGATGAAGAATTCACATTTAGCTTTGATAAGGTGTTCTACGAGAAATCTGAGCAGGCTCAAGTGTATGAATTTCTAGCTTCGCCTATTGTGCGAG ATGCTGTTGATGCAATCAATGGGACGATCGTTACTTATGGACAG ACTGGAGCGGGGAAGACATATAGCATGGAG GGGCCTAGCATACTGGTACGTGACGAGCAGAAGAGAGGATTACTTCCAAGAGTAGTTGAGGGTCTGTTTGATTGCATTAAATCTTCTGGAAGAACAATGAAGCACTCAATCAAATTGTCAATG GTAGAGATCTACATGGAAAGAGTAAG GGACCTTTTTGATTTAGCAAAAGACAACATACAGATTAAGGAAAGTAAATCGCAGGGGATATTGTTAAATGGAGTAACAGAG ATCTCTGTGTCGTGTCCTGCAGAAGCATTGCAAAGCCTATCT AATGGCATAGCTAACAGGGCTGTGGGAGAGACCC AAATGAATTTGTCCAGCAGCAGAAGCCACTGCATATACATATTCACAGTTCAGCAAGAAGTAAAGAAAGATGAGAg GTCGAAAGCTGGAAAGTTAATTCTTGTAGACTTGGCTGGATCTGAGAAAGTAGAGAAAACCGGGGCTGAGGGAAAAGTTCTTGAAGAAGCTAAGACAATCAACAAGTCTCTCTCAGCCCTTGGAAATGTCATAAATGCTCTGACATGTGGGTCATCGGGCAAAGCAAACCACATTCCCTTCCGCGATTCCAAGCTCACTCGGATTTTACAAGATTCACTG GGAGGTAACTCGCGTACTGCATTGTTGTGTTGTTGCTCACCAAGCCCTTCGAATGCGTTGGAGAGTCTGTCCACTCTTCGCTTTGGGATGAG GGCAAAGCATATAAAGATGTCACCGCGTCTCAAAGGTAACGAAGATAAATCTGCTAAAAAGAACGGACCTCCCTCCCCAACTAAAGATGAGTCATGCGAGATAATTCTTGAGATG TTGAGGGAGAGATTTGATGCCGAAGATGTGAAGTTACTTGAGGAGTTGTTCACATTGAGTGGAATTCTCTTTGATCCTTCTTCGCCTGAAGAGGTAGACTCAGCATTGGCGGATGTTACTTCACAGACGATTACCTTATTGCAGCAAGCAGTGGAAGATCTTGCATCCACCGTTGAGGAG CTTAAGAGAGAGAATAAGGCACTGAAGAACGAATTAGCAGCTGCTAAAAGATCGGATGCACAAAGCGAAGCGGCTGAAGATACTTCAAATGTTCTGCATAAACCTTCAGGAATTATCAGTTCCGTTGTGTCACGGGTCAGGTCACTCTCTTCTATCAAGTTGTTGAAATGA
- the LOC137746076 gene encoding kinesin-like protein KIN-1 isoform X1 produces the protein MASMTICARFRPLSSKERRDHGDAVCIQHVDSETFSFKDEKDEEFTFSFDKVFYEKSEQAQVYEFLASPIVRDAVDAINGTIVTYGQTGAGKTYSMEGPSILVRDEQKRGLLPRVVEGLFDCIKSSGRTMKHSIKLSMVEIYMERVRDLFDLAKDNIQIKESKSQGILLNGVTEISVSCPAEALQSLSNGIANRAVGETQMNLSSSRSHCIYIFTVQQEVKKDERSKAGKLILVDLAGSEKVEKTGAEGKVLEEAKTINKSLSALGNVINALTCGSSGKANHIPFRDSKLTRILQDSLGGNSRTALLCCCSPSPSNALESLSTLRFGMRAKHIKMSPRLKGNEDKSAKKNGPPSPTKDESCEIILEMLRERFDAEDVKLLEELFTLSGILFDPSSPEEVDSALADVTSQTITLLQQAVEDLASTVEEVRVTWYREWRVNSLVYILQYEFCCAGFMPLQLKRENKALKNELAAAKRSDAQSEAAEDTSNVLHKPSGIISSVVSRVRSLSSIKLLK, from the exons ATGGCGAGTATGACAATATGTGCACGATTCCGGCCTTTGAGCTCCAAAGAGAGAAGAGATCACGGCGATGCAGTCTGCATTCAACACGTAGACTCCGAAACTTTCAGTTTCAAG GATGAGAAGGATGAAGAATTCACATTTAGCTTTGATAAGGTGTTCTACGAGAAATCTGAGCAGGCTCAAGTGTATGAATTTCTAGCTTCGCCTATTGTGCGAG ATGCTGTTGATGCAATCAATGGGACGATCGTTACTTATGGACAG ACTGGAGCGGGGAAGACATATAGCATGGAG GGGCCTAGCATACTGGTACGTGACGAGCAGAAGAGAGGATTACTTCCAAGAGTAGTTGAGGGTCTGTTTGATTGCATTAAATCTTCTGGAAGAACAATGAAGCACTCAATCAAATTGTCAATG GTAGAGATCTACATGGAAAGAGTAAG GGACCTTTTTGATTTAGCAAAAGACAACATACAGATTAAGGAAAGTAAATCGCAGGGGATATTGTTAAATGGAGTAACAGAG ATCTCTGTGTCGTGTCCTGCAGAAGCATTGCAAAGCCTATCT AATGGCATAGCTAACAGGGCTGTGGGAGAGACCC AAATGAATTTGTCCAGCAGCAGAAGCCACTGCATATACATATTCACAGTTCAGCAAGAAGTAAAGAAAGATGAGAg GTCGAAAGCTGGAAAGTTAATTCTTGTAGACTTGGCTGGATCTGAGAAAGTAGAGAAAACCGGGGCTGAGGGAAAAGTTCTTGAAGAAGCTAAGACAATCAACAAGTCTCTCTCAGCCCTTGGAAATGTCATAAATGCTCTGACATGTGGGTCATCGGGCAAAGCAAACCACATTCCCTTCCGCGATTCCAAGCTCACTCGGATTTTACAAGATTCACTG GGAGGTAACTCGCGTACTGCATTGTTGTGTTGTTGCTCACCAAGCCCTTCGAATGCGTTGGAGAGTCTGTCCACTCTTCGCTTTGGGATGAG GGCAAAGCATATAAAGATGTCACCGCGTCTCAAAGGTAACGAAGATAAATCTGCTAAAAAGAACGGACCTCCCTCCCCAACTAAAGATGAGTCATGCGAGATAATTCTTGAGATG TTGAGGGAGAGATTTGATGCCGAAGATGTGAAGTTACTTGAGGAGTTGTTCACATTGAGTGGAATTCTCTTTGATCCTTCTTCGCCTGAAGAGGTAGACTCAGCATTGGCGGATGTTACTTCACAGACGATTACCTTATTGCAGCAAGCAGTGGAAGATCTTGCATCCACCGTTGAGGAGGTACGTGTTACTTGGTACCGAGAATGGCGTGTAAACAGCCTTGTCTACATTCTTCAATATGAATTTTGTTGTGCCGGTTTTATGCCGTTGCAGCTTAAGAGAGAGAATAAGGCACTGAAGAACGAATTAGCAGCTGCTAAAAGATCGGATGCACAAAGCGAAGCGGCTGAAGATACTTCAAATGTTCTGCATAAACCTTCAGGAATTATCAGTTCCGTTGTGTCACGGGTCAGGTCACTCTCTTCTATCAAGTTGTTGAAATGA
- the LOC137746078 gene encoding vacuolar iron transporter homolog 4-like: MASQREQTSTNHIEIPVYGNVTDQPRQSPIPEGDEDDTFDYSQRTQWLRAAVLGANDGLVSVASLMMGVGAVKQDVKTMLIAGFAGLVAGACSMAIGEFVSVYTQYDIEISQMKREMKANGRTENVEEAKKKMLPNPAQAALASAIAFSIGAVVPLLGAAFISEHKVRLAVVAALVSVALVVFGGVGARLGGSSVVKSCARVLVGGWMAMTITFALTKLIGSSGMQM, from the coding sequence ATGGCTTCCCAACGTGAACAAACTTCAACTAACCACATAGAAATTCCAGTTTATGGAAATGTGACTGATCAACCAAGACAATCTCCAATCCCAGAAGGCGACGAAGATGACACCTTTGATTACTCCCAGAGGACACAGTGGCTTCGCGCCGCCGTGTTGGGAGCCAATGACGGGCTGGTTTCCGTTGCATCGCTCATGATGGGCGTGGGTGCTGTGAAACAAGATGTGAAGACCATGCTAATAGCCGGTTTTGCGGGGCTCGTGGCCGGGGCGTGTAGTATGGCAATAGGAGAGTTTGTCTCTGTGTACACTCAGTACGACATAGAGATATCTCAAATGAAGAGAGAGATGAAAGCAAATGGTAGGACAGAGAATGTAGAGGAGGCAAAGAAGAAGATGCTGCCGAATCCTGCGCAAGCCGCCTTGGCGTCAGCCATCGCGTTTTCGATAGGCGCGGTGGTGCCTCTGTTGGGAGCTGCATTTATAAGTGAGCATAAGGTGAGGCTGGCCGTAGTGGCAGCTTTGGTGAGCGTTGCACTGGTTGTGTTTGGAGGGGTAGGAGCGAGGCTGGGGGGATCATCGGTAGTGAAGTCTTGTGCAAGAGTACTTGTTGGAGGATGGATGGCTATGACTATAACTTTTGCACTCACCAAGTTAATTGGGTCTAGTGGTATGCAGATGTGA
- the LOC137744910 gene encoding glycine-rich RNA-binding protein RZ1A-like produces MSEELEYRCFIGGLAWSTSDRSLREAFEKFGKLVEAKVVVDKFSGRSRGFGFVTFDDKKAMEEAIEEMNGLDLDGRTITVDKAQPHQGGGGRDFDSDRGRDRGRDRDRGRDFGGGGGRGGGGDCFKCGKPGHFARECPSEGSRGGGGRYGGRDDRYGSSGGGGGGSGRYGPERNGDRPSSGRSRDSGSRGGSGSDRYSRDRSGPYERRSTGGFRSG; encoded by the exons ATGTCAGAAGAGCTGGAGTATCGATGCTTCATCGGTGGCCTTGCATGGTCAACATCTGATAGAAGTCTAAGAGAAGCATTTGAAAAGTTTGGAAAGCTCGTTGAAGCTAAG GTGGTGGTTGATAAGTTTTCTGGACGCTCGCGTGGATTTGGCTTTGTCACTTTTGATGATAAAAAAGCAATGGAAGAGGCCATTGAGGAAAtgaatggattggatttggatggaCGAACTATCACTGTTGATAAAGCTCAGCCTCACCAAGGTGGTGGAGGTAGAGATTTTGACAGTGACCGTGGTCGTGACCGCGGTCGTGATCGTGATCGTGGTCGTGACTTTGGTGGTGGAGGTGGACGTGGAGGTGGAGGAGACTGCTTTAAGTGTGGCAAGCCAGGACATTTTGCCAGGGAGTGTCCAAGTGAAGGTTCAAGAGGAGGGGGTGGCAGGTATGGTGGTAGGGATGATAGGTATGGTAGCAGCGGCGGCGGTGGTGGGGGTAGTGGTCGTTATGGACCTGAGCGAAATGGAGACCGACCATCTAGTGGGCGCAGCAGGGATTCTGGTAGTCGTGGAGGTTCTGGAAGTGATCGATACAGTCGTGACCGCTCTGGACCATATGAACGTCGGAGTACAGGAGGCTTCCGTTCTGGATAA
- the LOC137745829 gene encoding uncharacterized protein — protein sequence MWYLCMFYHRLLDYRKAEVESLAQLFANDEEDQYKTQRLKWRLPLHHHPDSPFHFVDLPSEDVARNVANRSILVKGMYELWGEGGSYEELEEAIRSYPDERKLPYLEPDSTFKINVDTFGKVISLQEQTQRIHGLSYIPFKGRVNLKSPEHKFWLMETDDYGVNNGLPPIVQRRIFFGREIGGADRKLLPTYQLKSRTYLGPTAMDAEIAFLMANQALVTPGKLVYDPFVGTGSILIAAAHFGAVTMGADIDIRVVRDGRGPDCNVWSNFKQYGLPMPIALLRADNNLPPWRTGLKEIFDAIICDPPYGVRAGGRKSGGRKLMKGVVGPYTVPDDKRTDHIPSTASYSLVECVHDLLDLAGRMLVMGGRLVFFYPVVREDDNVNNSFPEHPCFQLIATSEQILSSRYSRVLLTMVKTSQYTEEIAEEARLKHKDFKENHLKWLEDGNLHSAVFSPSDLPLNGAADAKTSKEPKPKYRGKYV from the exons atgtggTATCTGTGCATGTTCTACCACCGACTGTTAGACTACCGGAAAGCCGAGGTGGAATCTTTAGCCCAACTCTTCGCCAACGACGAAGAAGATCAGTACAAAACGCAGCGTTTGAAATGGCGGCTGCCGCTCCACCACCATCCGGATTCCCCTTTCCATTTCGTCGACCTCCCTTCCGAAGACGTCGCCAGGAACGTGGCCAATCGAA GTATACTTGTGAAGGGAATGTATGAGCTTTGGGGAGAAGGGGGTAGCTATGAGGAGCTGGAAGAGGCTATTAGAAGTTATCCGGATGAGCGGAAGTTGCCGTACCTAGAGCCTGATAGTACTTTCAAGATTAATGTTGACACATTTGGTAAGGTCATCAGCCTCCAGGAGCAAACGCAACGGATTCATGGACTTAGCTACATCCCTTTCAAG GGTCGAGTTAATTTGAAAAGTCCAGAGCACAAGTTCTGGCTTATGGAAACTGATGATTATGGAGTTAACAATGGTCTTCCGCCAATTGTCCAAAGAAGAATCTTTTTCGGTCGCGAAATTGGTGGTGCTGATAGAAAGCTTCTACCAACATACCAGTTGAAAAGCCGTACTTATCTTGGCCCAACAGCCATGGAtgcagaaattgctttcttgatggccAACCAAGCATTGGTCACGCCAGGGAAGCTTGTATACGACCCTTTTGTTGGCACCGGGAGCATTCTTATAGCTGCTGCTCATTTTGGAGCCGTGACAATG GGTGCAGATATTGATATCAGGGTGGTACGAGATGGCCGTGGCCCTGATTGTAATGTCTGGAGTAATTTCAAGCAG TACGGTTTACCAATGCCAATTGCTTTGTTAAGGGCAGATAACAACCTACCTCCTTGGCGTACTGGATTGAAAGAG ATCTTTGATGCCATAATTTGTGACCCTCCATATGGTGTTCGTGCTgggggacgcaaatctggtggCCGGAAGTTGATGAAAGGGGTTGTCGGCCCTTACACCGTTCCTGATGACAAGAGGACAGACCACATACCATCAACTGCGTCTTACAGCTTGGTCGAGTGTGTGCACGACTTGCTTGATCTAGCTGGCAGGATGCTTGTGATGGGTGGGAGGCTTGTGTTCTTCTACCCTGTAGTGAGAGAAGATGATAATGTCAATAACTCTTTCCCAGAGCACCCGTGTTTCCAACTGATTGCTACTTCGGAGCAGATACTTAGCTCGCGTTACAGTAGAGTACTACTGACCATGGTTAAGACAAGTCAATACACCGAAGAAATTGCAGAAGAAGCCAGATTAAAACACAAGGACTTCAAGGAGAACCATCTGAAGTGGTTGGAAGATGGAAACCTTCATTCTGCAGTTTTCAGTCCTTCTGATCTTCCATTGAATGGTGCTGCTGATGCAAAAACCAGTAAAGAACCAAAGCCAAAATACAGAGGCAAGTATGTGTAG
- the LOC137746262 gene encoding transcription factor bHLH94-like produces MALEAVVFPQDPFSYTTNKDLYNLLGGNLSYVDDQQQASLDFLDYQTDQNYPNYGSTYSSPPSMVPHFNELHLSNPNPVASTTNPTGDQPEFQLPLEDTINMSRSSRVKRRRAKSKKNEEEIENQRMTHIAVERNRRKQMNEYLSVLRSIMPDSYVQRGDQASIIGGAINYVKELEQEVQFLGVQKTNDRAPFSEFFTFPQYSSRSSTSDHESAVAAMAELPLLECRSSKIAADIEVTMVESHASLKVRSKKVPKQLLKIVSGLHDMHLTILHLNVVTVDDIVLYSLSLKVEDECMLTSVDEIATAVHEMLARIQEEAMLNLN; encoded by the exons ATGGCTCTGGAAGCCGTCGTTTTCCCTCAAGACCCATTTAGTTACACTACTAACAAAGACCTCTACAACTTGTTAGGAGGAAATTTGAGCTATGTTGATGATCAACAGCAAGCCTCTCTTGATTTTCTCGACTACCAAACAGACCAGAATTACCCTAACTATGGTTCTACGTATTCCTCACCGCCTTCAATGGTACCTCACTTCAACGAATTGCACCTCTCCAATCCAAACCCAGTTGCCAGCACTACAAACCCTACTGGTGATCAACCCGAATTTCAACTACCACTGGAGGACACAATCAACATGTctagaagttctcgtgtgaaacGACGTCGTGCGAAGAGTAAAAAGAACGAGGAGGAGATTGAGAACCAGAGAATGACTCACATCGCAGTTGAGCGCAACAGGAGAAAACAGATGAATGAGTATCTCTCTGTGCTTCGATCGATAATGCCCGACTCGTACGTCCAAAGG GGAGACCAAGCATCAATCATTGGGGGTGCGATTAATTATGTGAAGGAGCTAGAGCAAGAAGTGCAATTCCTGGGCGTCCAAAAGACAAATGATCGTGCGCCTTTTTCCGAATTCTTCACCTTCCCCCAGTACTCATCGAGGTCATCTACTAGTGATCATGAGTCTGCGGTGGCAGCCATGGCGGAGCTGCCGTTGCTCGAGTGCAGGTCGAGCAAAATTGCAGCTGACATAGAAGTGACAATGGTGGAGAGCCATGCAAGCCTTAAAGTAAGATCCAAAAAGGTCCCAAAGCAACTCTTGAAAATTGTTTCAGGGTTGCATGATATGCACCTTACCATTCTCCATCTCAATGTTGTCACTGTTGATGATATTGTCCTCTATTCTCTCAGTCTCAAG GTAGAAGATGAGTGCATGCTGACTTCAGTGGATGAGATTGCAACAGCTGTCCATGAGATGCTAGCTAGGATTCAGGAAGAGGCAATGCTGAATTTGAACTGA